CCTGGACCTCTCGCGGCTGAGCGATCGGCAGCTCAGCGCCTTTCGCAATCAGACCATCGGCTTCATCTTTCAGCAGTTCAACCTGCTCGAACACCTGTCGTGTGCGGAGAACGTGGCGATGCCGGCCCTCTTCAGCCGCACCGAGGTTGCGGATCCGCTCGGCCGGGCCCGGGAGGCGCTGGACCGCGTTGGGCTCGGGGCGCGCGCGGGGGACCTGGCGGCCAACCTGAGCGGCGGACAGAAGCAGCGCGTGGCCATCGCGCGGGCCCTCTTCCAGCGGCCTCCGATTCTGCTCTGCGACGAGCCGACGGGGAACCTGGACAGCGAGACGGGCAAACAGATCATCGAGCTGTTTCAGCGTCTGAACGGGGAGGACGGGATCACGCTCGTCATCGTGACGCACGAGGCGCGCGTGTCGCGCACCGCGCATCGGGTGGTGCGGCTCGAGGACGGACGGCTGGCGACCGAGGTGGGGGCCGTGGGGGTCGAAGCCAACCACGGAGACGGGCCATGAGTGCGCGGAAGCTCCTGCGGCTCGTGCGGCAGAATCTGCGGCGCAACCGCAAGCACAATATCCTCTCGTCGATCGGGATCGTGGTCGGCATCGCAGCCTTCGCCTTCTTCCTCTCGCTCGACGCCGGCGTGCGCAAGGTCGTCCTCGGGGAGATCTTCCCCGTGGACCGCCTGGAGGTGATCCCTCCCAAGGCCACGCTCTTCGGCAGCGGCGTTCGGCTGGACGACGCGCTGGTGTCACGCCTGCGCAACCCTCCGCCGGAGGTGGGGGCCCGGCCGAAGGCGGTCTTCGCCAAGATGAAGCTCGCGTTCCCCGCGCGCGGGTGGGGAGGGCGCAGCTTCCTCAAGCGGGATCGCGACTTCTACTTCGAGGTGAGCGGCTTCTGCGACGGCGTGGACGAGGCGATTCTCGAGGGGGAGGTCCAGCCCCCGTTCGTCTTCGAGGACGCGCTCAGCCGGCGCAAGCCCAGCCGGTGCGGCGCGGGGAACAGCTGCCCGGAGGGCTTCTTCTGCGCGTGGGACGTCTACGAGTGCCATCCGCTGATCCCGGCGGTGATCTCGCGCCACATGATCGAGCTCTACAACGGGTCCATCGCCGCGACCCACCCGGGTCTGCCCAAGATCCCCGACTTCGCCGCCAGCCTCTTTCGCGGGAAGTCCTTCACCGTCGAGCTCGGCCGCTCGTACCTCGGGAGTCAGGCGCGCCAGGGTGGCCAGCCGGTCCACCGCCAGTTCCAGCTCGTGGGGGTGAGCGACAAGGCGATCCCCCTCGGGCTCACGGTGCCGATCGGGTACGTGAAAGCCTGGAACCGGCGCTACGCCGGGGAGCTCGAGGCCACGACCTATTCGAGCGTCGTGATGGTCGTCGAGTCGAAGCGGGACATCACCGCGCTCGCGGCCCACGTGAAGAGCCTCGGCTTCGACCTGGCCGAGAGTCAGGGGGAGCGGGTCGGGCTCTTCATCACCCTGGCGACGATCCTCTTCACGCTGATTAGCGTCATCATCGTCGGGATTTCGGCGATCAACATCGCCCACACCTTCATGATGCTCATCGCCGACCGGCGGCGCGAGATCGGCGTGCTGCGGGCCGTGGGCGCCACGCGGGGACACATCCGGAGCGTGGTCCTCGGGGAGGCCGCGGTGATCGGGTTTCTGGCCGGGGGCCTCGGGCTGCTGATCGCGCGCGCTGCCGCCTGGACCTGCGACTGGTACTCGGCGCATCGGGTGCCCGACTTTCCGTTCAAGCCGGACACCTACTTCGTCTTCTCGCCGGCGCTGGTCCTCGGGGCGCTTGGCTTCGCGGTGCTATGCTGCGTGCTCGGCGCGCTGGTTCCGGCGCAGCAGGCCGCGCGCCTGCAGCCGGCGGAGGCCCTGGCCACGCGCTGACCCTCGAGAGGGCCGTATTGACGTAAGGCCCCGGCTGCTATACTACAAAAGGCCACTATCTAGCCCCTCGAGGCCACGACGTGAAGCGGCCTATTCCCTTCGGCAAGTACTACCTCCTCGAACGGATCAACGTCGGAGGCATGGCGGAGGTGTTCCGCGCCAAGGCCTACGGCGTGGAGGGGTTCGAACGGCTCCTCGCCGTCAAGCGCATTCTCCCGAACATCGCCGAGGACGCCGAATTCATCGATATGTTCATCGATGAGGCGAAGATCGCGGTGCAGCTCAACCACGCGAACATCGCGCAGATCTTCGACCTCGGGAAGGTAGACGACAGCCACTTCATTGCCCTCGAGTACGTGCACGGCAGGGACCTGCGCGCGATCTACGACCGCTGCCGCGGGCTCTCGGAGACGATGCCGGTCTCCCAGGCCTGTTTCATCGTGATGAAGGTCTGCGAGGGCCTGGATTACGCGCACAACAAGCGCGACGACCAGGGCCGCGAGATGCACCTCGTGCACCGGGACGTGAGCCCGCAGAACGTGCTCGTGTCCTACGAGGGCGAGGTGAAGCTCGTAGACTTCGGGATCGCGAAGGCCGCCGGGAAGGCGTCCAAGACGCAGGCTGGGATCCTGAAGGGCAAGTTCGGCTATATGTCTCCGGAGCAGGTCCGGGGCCTGCCGCTCGATCGGCGCTCCGACATCTTCTCCGTCGGCGTCGTGCTCTACGAGATGCTCACAGGCGAGCGCCTCTTTTACGGCGAGAGCGACTTCTCCACCCTGGAGAAGGTGCGCAACGTCGAGATCCTGCCGCCCAGCACCTACAACCGGAAGATTGGCGAGGAGCTCGAGCAGATCGTCCTCAAGGCGCTGGCCAAGGACGTCGAGGATCGCTACCAGAACGCGATCGACCTGCACGACGACCTGCAAGCGTACGTCTACACCTCGGGCGAGTTCTACGCCCGCAAGGACCTAGCGGCGTGGATGAAGCGCACCTTCGCGCGCGAGATCGAGGAGGAGGCGCGGAAGCTCGAGGCCTACCGGCAGATGCCGGCGCCCGAGCTGAAACCGGCGCCCACGCTTCCCCCGCCGTCGGTGAGCGTTCCTTCCGTGCCGCGGCCGCCCCCCGTTCCCGGGGGAGGAAACGGTCACCCGCTGGCGAGCGCTTCCCCGATGGAGCTGCCGCGCGCGGTGGCGACGGTGGACTTCCCGAGCCCGGGTGGTGCCCCGCCGGCCCCGCTGGAGGCGCTCTCCTCCGGGGAGACGCGCCCCGTGGAAGGGGCGCCGGCGCCGCTCACGTGGGACGACGACGAGGTCGAGACCCAGATCTACGACAAACAGGGCGGGAGCGAGGACTCTGGGGCGGTGGCGCTCTCCGAGGACGCGCTCGAGCCCGACGAGGACGGACCTACTCTGGCTCCGGCGTCCTCCATCGTGCGCACCGGACCCGTCCAGGCGATCACGGGGCCTATGCCGACCGCGACGGCGCCGCTGCTCCGCGCGAGCACGGGTCCGGTGATGATGACCGGCCCTCTCGCACCGCTCGCGACGGCGGCGGCCGTGCGACGCCGGGAGCGGCGCGCGAGGACGGCGGTGTACGGGGTCATCGCGGGGGTGGTGGTGCTCTGCTGCGCGGCTGCCATCTATTACTTCGTCGTGCACGGCAAGCGGCCGGGGGGCATCTCGGTCTCGGCCATTCCCAGCGACGTTCAGGTCTTTCTCGACGGCGAACGCCAGGCCGGGACGGGAACTCCGACGGCTATCAAGGAGCTGAAGCCAGGCTTCTACATCGTGTCGGTTCGGAAGTCCGGCTACGAATCCTGGGAGAAGACGATCGAGGTCAAGGCGGGTGAGGAGACGCGCGTCACGCCCCAGCTCGAGGCGCTCGCGACGGCCTCGATCGAGCTCCGCACGCGGCCCGTCGGGGGCGAGGCCTTCCTCGACGGACGACGCCTGACGGGCTTGACGCCGATGCGGATCAGCCAGGTGACACCCGGCCGCCACCGCCTGGAGGTCAAGAAGGGGGGCGAGTACCTGCCGTGGATCCACGAGTTCGACGTGAAGCCCGAGGAGCAGCTCCGGCTGAGCGTGAAGCTCTTGCCCCCGAAGGTGGCGGTCAAGCTGGACAGCGAGCCGAAGGGCGAGGCGTTCCTCGAACGAGACGGGCAGCGGGAGCGGCTGGGTCGCACCCCGGTGCAGATCAACCTCAGTCCGAAGTATGCGTATCGCGCGGTGGTCAAGCGGGAGGGCTACAAGGAGTGGGCCGGGGCGGTGGAGTTCGACGGGGATGCGCCGGTGAAGCTCCTCGCGAAGCTGGAGAAGGAAGGAGCGACGGCGACGGCGAAGGAGGAGCCACCTCCGCGGCCGGTGGCCTCCACCCCGAAACAACCGCCCAAGCCGAAGCCGGAGCCGCACGTGGCGGTGAAGCCCTCGCGCGAAGGAACGACCAAGCTCCGCAGTCCGGGCCGGAAGCCTGGATCTTCGAGGACCGTCAAGCCTTCCACCCCGACCAAGGTGGCTTCGACGCCCACGCCGCCGCCGACGAACCCCGAGCCGGCGGGCATGGGGACGCTGAAGGTCAACTCGAATCCGTGGACGCAGATCGTGATCGACGGCAAGGACACGGGCCTCACGACGCCGCAGGGGAAGATCCCGCTCGCCGCGGGGAAGCACAAGATTCAGCTCAAGAACCCCAAGTTCAACATCGATGAGAGCTTCACGGTGGTGATCAAGCCCGACCAGCCGACCAAGCTGGTGAAGACCTTCCAGAGCGGCAGCGCTCCGTAGCACGCCCCGTTCACGGCAACACGATCGGCCTATTCCGTGCCGGGCCCTACGCGCCGTCGCGCGGTAGCGAGGCCGGAGGCTCGGGCCGGCCGATCGTTCGGACCGAAAAGAAGCCGATCAGCCGACGTGGGACGAGTCGGGTCAGAAAGCAGATGACGCGGTTCGTCCAGCCGGGGATGACTACGCGGCGTCCGCGGAAGAGCCCGCGCAGCCCGACCTCGGCGACGCGGGCGGAGGACATGAGGGTGCGGCGCACGGTCGGCGACAGGCGTTGCTGCGCCACGTCGGAGAACTCCGTGGCGGTCCCCCCCGGACAGAGGCAGGTGACGTGGACGTTCGATCCGACGAGCTCCGCCGCGAGGGCCTCGCTGAAGGAGAGCACGTAGGCCTTGCCCGCGGCGTAGTTCGCGAAATAGGGCACGGGCATGAAGGCGCCGATCGACGCGACGTTCAGCACGTAGCTCGCGTGCGCGGCGGCGATCCGGCGCTCTAGGAAGCGATAGGTGAGCTCCGTGAGGGCGCGCACGTTGAGCTCGAGCATGCCCCTGTGCCGTTCCCACGGGGTGTGAAGGAAAGCCTGGTAGTCGGCGAAGCCGGCGTTGTTGACCAGCACGGCCACGTCGCGCGCTTCGGAAAACGCGCGCTCCGTGACGACGGTGGCCGCACTGCCCTCGGAGAGATCGAGGGGCAAGGGCTCCACCTGGACGCCGTGGGCCGC
The Deltaproteobacteria bacterium genome window above contains:
- a CDS encoding ABC transporter ATP-binding protein — encoded protein: MPDVLIDVRQVSKSFRGAKAPVAVLHEVSLQVSKGEYLAIVGTSGSGKSTLLNVMGGLDADYQGHVLVDGLDLSRLSDRQLSAFRNQTIGFIFQQFNLLEHLSCAENVAMPALFSRTEVADPLGRAREALDRVGLGARAGDLAANLSGGQKQRVAIARALFQRPPILLCDEPTGNLDSETGKQIIELFQRLNGEDGITLVIVTHEARVSRTAHRVVRLEDGRLATEVGAVGVEANHGDGP
- a CDS encoding FtsX-like permease family protein — encoded protein: MSARKLLRLVRQNLRRNRKHNILSSIGIVVGIAAFAFFLSLDAGVRKVVLGEIFPVDRLEVIPPKATLFGSGVRLDDALVSRLRNPPPEVGARPKAVFAKMKLAFPARGWGGRSFLKRDRDFYFEVSGFCDGVDEAILEGEVQPPFVFEDALSRRKPSRCGAGNSCPEGFFCAWDVYECHPLIPAVISRHMIELYNGSIAATHPGLPKIPDFAASLFRGKSFTVELGRSYLGSQARQGGQPVHRQFQLVGVSDKAIPLGLTVPIGYVKAWNRRYAGELEATTYSSVVMVVESKRDITALAAHVKSLGFDLAESQGERVGLFITLATILFTLISVIIVGISAINIAHTFMMLIADRRREIGVLRAVGATRGHIRSVVLGEAAVIGFLAGGLGLLIARAAAWTCDWYSAHRVPDFPFKPDTYFVFSPALVLGALGFAVLCCVLGALVPAQQAARLQPAEALATR
- a CDS encoding serine/threonine protein kinase; the protein is MKRPIPFGKYYLLERINVGGMAEVFRAKAYGVEGFERLLAVKRILPNIAEDAEFIDMFIDEAKIAVQLNHANIAQIFDLGKVDDSHFIALEYVHGRDLRAIYDRCRGLSETMPVSQACFIVMKVCEGLDYAHNKRDDQGREMHLVHRDVSPQNVLVSYEGEVKLVDFGIAKAAGKASKTQAGILKGKFGYMSPEQVRGLPLDRRSDIFSVGVVLYEMLTGERLFYGESDFSTLEKVRNVEILPPSTYNRKIGEELEQIVLKALAKDVEDRYQNAIDLHDDLQAYVYTSGEFYARKDLAAWMKRTFAREIEEEARKLEAYRQMPAPELKPAPTLPPPSVSVPSVPRPPPVPGGGNGHPLASASPMELPRAVATVDFPSPGGAPPAPLEALSSGETRPVEGAPAPLTWDDDEVETQIYDKQGGSEDSGAVALSEDALEPDEDGPTLAPASSIVRTGPVQAITGPMPTATAPLLRASTGPVMMTGPLAPLATAAAVRRRERRARTAVYGVIAGVVVLCCAAAIYYFVVHGKRPGGISVSAIPSDVQVFLDGERQAGTGTPTAIKELKPGFYIVSVRKSGYESWEKTIEVKAGEETRVTPQLEALATASIELRTRPVGGEAFLDGRRLTGLTPMRISQVTPGRHRLEVKKGGEYLPWIHEFDVKPEEQLRLSVKLLPPKVAVKLDSEPKGEAFLERDGQRERLGRTPVQINLSPKYAYRAVVKREGYKEWAGAVEFDGDAPVKLLAKLEKEGATATAKEEPPPRPVASTPKQPPKPKPEPHVAVKPSREGTTKLRSPGRKPGSSRTVKPSTPTKVASTPTPPPTNPEPAGMGTLKVNSNPWTQIVIDGKDTGLTTPQGKIPLAAGKHKIQLKNPKFNIDESFTVVIKPDQPTKLVKTFQSGSAP
- a CDS encoding SDR family oxidoreductase, whose protein sequence is MQELKGRWAVVTGASSGIGEALARALARRGMHLLVTARRADRLERLAAELTAAHGVQVEPLPLDLSEGSAATVVTERAFSEARDVAVLVNNAGFADYQAFLHTPWERHRGMLELNVRALTELTYRFLERRIAAAHASYVLNVASIGAFMPVPYFANYAAGKAYVLSFSEALAAELVGSNVHVTCLCPGGTATEFSDVAQQRLSPTVRRTLMSSARVAEVGLRGLFRGRRVVIPGWTNRVICFLTRLVPRRLIGFFSVRTIGRPEPPASLPRDGA